A portion of the Liberibacter crescens BT-1 genome contains these proteins:
- a CDS encoding DUF4164 domain-containing protein — protein MFPTEKKIDINQAIDELKQALGLLENATDVQSQFKEERSQIEKEVRRIHADRSRLAQALDQSEFRANRLEEINREVSRRLVTAMETIRAVLDR, from the coding sequence CTGTTTCCTACAGAAAAGAAAATTGATATTAATCAGGCAATTGATGAATTAAAGCAAGCGCTTGGCCTATTAGAGAATGCAACTGACGTACAGTCCCAGTTTAAAGAAGAACGTAGTCAAATAGAAAAAGAGGTACGACGAATCCATGCAGATCGTTCACGTCTGGCTCAAGCACTTGATCAATCTGAGTTTCGAGCTAATCGTCTTGAAGAAATAAATCGTGAGGTATCAAGACGATTAGTAACAGCGATGGAAACAATTCGTGCTGTTTTAGATCGCTAA
- a CDS encoding cell division protein ZapA, translating into MAQVTVNINGKNYKITCETDQEERLVDLATNFDRYVSHLHKKFGNIGDVRLMVMAGVMIIDEMTELSVRLEKTQLELETLRNNYTGVQKKEEDLVIALQDITTRIRNIAITLNNNPYIGTD; encoded by the coding sequence GTGGCACAAGTAACAGTTAATATAAATGGGAAAAACTACAAAATTACTTGCGAAACAGATCAAGAAGAACGTCTTGTTGATTTAGCAACAAATTTTGACCGATATGTTAGCCACTTACATAAAAAATTTGGTAACATCGGGGATGTGCGTTTAATGGTAATGGCAGGCGTTATGATTATAGACGAAATGACAGAGCTCTCTGTGCGTTTAGAAAAAACTCAGCTGGAACTAGAAACCCTACGTAATAACTATACTGGAGTCCAGAAGAAAGAAGAAGACCTTGTTATAGCATTACAAGATATTACAACCCGTATACGAAACATTGCAATAACTTTGAATAATAATCCATATATAGGCACAGATTAA